The following coding sequences lie in one Pseudarthrobacter phenanthrenivorans Sphe3 genomic window:
- a CDS encoding RNB domain-containing ribonuclease, protein MSHHRLAPNVHEHTNALEAALSALRTELELPGPYPAEAVEDAEAAVSALRLPAYDLTAVEFITIDPASSTDLDQALFIERDGGGYRVLYAIADVPSFVAPGGPLDAETRRRGQTFYTPDGRIPLHPEVISEGAGSLLPGQDCSAFVWDFRLDEGAEVAEVAVRRARMRSRAKLSYKGAQAELDGGSPSDVLHLLREVGLKRVELERAREGASLNMPDQEIVQLPDGGYRIAAAPQLPVEDWNAQISLMTGMAAAQMMLAGKVGILRTMPSPDERSLNHFRLQTEALGRPWNGEMSYGEYLRSLDPTDPRQLAIMHSAGMLFRGAAYTAFDGTVPEDAVQSAIGAAYAHTTAPLRRLVDRFVLVTCEALSNGGDVPGWVRDALPSLPEIMAGSDQLASRMERMALDTVEAALLINHIGQEFDAIVISGSKPQKENGNGGNGRNGNGKGGNGRNGNGNGGSGIIQIAEPAVTARCAGDLEAGTKVRVRLISSDIATREVHFELSPPAS, encoded by the coding sequence GTGTCACATCATCGGCTGGCCCCCAATGTCCACGAGCACACGAACGCCCTTGAGGCGGCCCTGAGCGCGCTGCGGACCGAGCTTGAGCTGCCCGGCCCGTACCCTGCCGAGGCAGTGGAGGACGCGGAAGCCGCAGTCTCGGCTTTGCGGCTTCCGGCCTATGACCTGACGGCGGTGGAGTTCATCACGATCGATCCGGCGTCGTCCACCGACCTGGACCAGGCGCTTTTTATCGAACGCGACGGCGGGGGCTACCGGGTGCTGTATGCCATCGCTGACGTTCCCTCCTTTGTTGCACCCGGCGGACCGCTGGACGCCGAGACACGGCGCCGGGGACAGACGTTCTACACGCCGGACGGCCGCATCCCGCTGCATCCGGAAGTCATCAGCGAGGGGGCGGGAAGCCTCCTGCCCGGCCAGGACTGCTCCGCGTTCGTGTGGGACTTCCGCCTTGACGAGGGGGCCGAGGTGGCCGAGGTTGCCGTCAGGCGGGCGCGGATGCGGAGCCGGGCCAAGCTCAGCTACAAGGGGGCCCAGGCGGAGCTCGACGGCGGCAGCCCCTCCGACGTGCTGCACCTCCTGAGGGAAGTGGGGCTCAAGCGAGTGGAGCTGGAGCGCGCAAGGGAGGGCGCCAGCCTGAACATGCCGGACCAGGAGATAGTGCAGCTTCCCGACGGCGGCTACCGGATTGCCGCTGCCCCGCAGCTGCCGGTGGAGGACTGGAACGCCCAGATCTCGCTCATGACCGGCATGGCCGCAGCGCAGATGATGCTGGCCGGGAAAGTGGGCATACTGCGGACCATGCCCTCGCCGGATGAACGCTCCCTGAACCATTTCCGGCTGCAGACGGAGGCGCTGGGGCGGCCCTGGAACGGCGAAATGAGCTACGGCGAATACCTGCGGAGCCTGGATCCTACCGACCCGCGCCAGCTGGCCATCATGCATTCGGCAGGCATGCTGTTCCGCGGCGCCGCTTACACCGCCTTCGACGGGACAGTTCCGGAAGATGCGGTCCAGTCCGCGATCGGCGCGGCCTACGCGCACACGACGGCACCGCTGCGCCGGCTGGTGGACCGCTTCGTGCTGGTGACCTGCGAGGCACTGAGCAACGGCGGCGACGTACCGGGCTGGGTACGGGACGCGTTGCCGTCCTTACCCGAGATCATGGCCGGTTCCGACCAGCTGGCCTCCCGCATGGAGCGCATGGCCCTGGACACCGTGGAAGCGGCGCTGCTGATCAACCACATCGGACAGGAATTCGACGCGATCGTGATCTCCGGGTCCAAGCCGCAGAAGGAAAACGGAAACGGCGGCAACGGCAGGAACGGCAACGGGAAGGGCGGCAACGGGCGCAACGGCAACGGCAACGGCGGTTCCGGGATCATCCAGATTGCTGAACCCGCTGTCACTGCCCGGTGCGCGGGTGACCTGGAAGCCGGCACCAAAGTCCGGGTCCGCCTCATTTCCTCTGACATCGCCACCCGGGAAGTGCATTTCGAACTGAGCCCTCCGGCGTCCTGA
- a CDS encoding DEAD/DEAH box helicase has translation MSELHTHQLLTDDSGTETIEPEETIISDEKPHEIEEKSFADFNVRADIVESLADAGITHPFPIQAMTLPVALSGHDIIGQAKTGTGKTLGFGIPALQRVVGRDDAGYEKLAVPGAPQALVIVPTRELAVQVANDLQTASRKRNARIATIYGGRAYEPQVEALKNGVEVVVGTPGRLIDLYKQKHLSLKNVKVVILDEADEMLDLGFLPDVETLIAATPAVRQTLLFSATMPGPVIAMARRYMTQPTHIRAADPDDEGLTKRDIRQLIYRAHSMDKIEVVARILQAKGRGRTIIFTKTKRTAAKVAEELVDRGFAAAAIHGDLGQGAREQALRAFRNNKVDVLVATDVAARGIDVDDVTHVINYQCVEDEKIYLHRVGRTGRAGNKGTAVTFVDWDDMPRWGLINKALGLSVPEPIETYSSSPHLYEDLDIPEGTKGRLPRDKRTLAGVDAEVLEDLGETGKKNARGGRDAGSSRDRDGRDRGSRDRGAKREGGRSGDSGARSGERRRRTSEPAAAPAAAGDANATASDTEQPSRTRRPRTRTRRRNGEVVGAGDQGAQPGNTEA, from the coding sequence GTGAGTGAATTGCATACCCACCAGCTCTTGACCGATGACTCCGGCACCGAAACCATCGAGCCCGAAGAAACAATCATCTCGGACGAGAAGCCGCACGAGATCGAGGAGAAATCCTTCGCGGACTTCAACGTCCGCGCGGACATCGTGGAATCCCTGGCCGACGCCGGGATCACCCACCCCTTCCCCATCCAGGCCATGACCCTGCCCGTGGCCCTTTCCGGCCACGACATCATCGGCCAGGCCAAGACCGGCACCGGCAAGACCCTGGGCTTCGGCATCCCCGCCCTGCAGCGGGTGGTGGGCCGTGACGACGCGGGCTACGAGAAACTCGCAGTTCCCGGCGCGCCGCAGGCCCTGGTCATCGTCCCCACCCGTGAACTCGCGGTACAGGTGGCCAACGACCTGCAGACGGCCTCCCGCAAGAGGAACGCACGCATCGCCACCATCTACGGCGGCCGGGCCTACGAGCCCCAGGTGGAAGCCCTGAAGAATGGCGTGGAGGTTGTGGTGGGAACCCCCGGGCGCCTCATCGACCTCTACAAGCAGAAGCACCTGAGCCTGAAGAACGTCAAAGTCGTCATCCTCGACGAGGCCGACGAAATGCTTGACCTCGGCTTCCTGCCGGACGTCGAGACCCTGATCGCGGCCACGCCGGCGGTCCGGCAGACCCTGCTGTTCTCCGCCACCATGCCGGGCCCGGTCATCGCCATGGCCCGCCGGTACATGACCCAGCCCACCCACATCCGTGCTGCTGATCCGGATGACGAAGGCCTTACCAAGCGGGACATCCGGCAGCTGATCTACCGCGCGCACAGCATGGACAAGATCGAAGTGGTGGCACGCATCCTCCAGGCCAAGGGCCGCGGCCGGACCATTATCTTCACCAAGACCAAGCGCACCGCGGCCAAGGTTGCCGAGGAACTGGTGGACCGCGGGTTCGCGGCGGCCGCCATCCACGGCGACCTCGGGCAGGGCGCACGCGAGCAGGCGCTCCGGGCTTTCCGCAACAACAAGGTGGACGTCCTGGTGGCAACCGATGTGGCCGCCCGCGGCATCGACGTGGACGACGTCACGCATGTCATCAACTACCAGTGCGTGGAAGACGAAAAGATCTACCTGCACAGGGTGGGCCGCACCGGCCGCGCCGGCAACAAGGGCACCGCCGTGACCTTCGTGGACTGGGACGACATGCCGCGCTGGGGACTGATCAACAAGGCCCTGGGCCTGAGCGTGCCGGAGCCCATCGAAACCTATTCCTCCTCCCCGCACCTTTACGAGGACCTGGACATTCCCGAAGGCACCAAGGGCCGGCTGCCCCGCGACAAGCGCACCCTGGCCGGTGTTGACGCCGAGGTGCTGGAGGACCTGGGCGAAACGGGCAAGAAGAACGCCCGCGGTGGCCGCGACGCCGGCAGTTCCCGCGACCGCGACGGCCGTGACCGCGGCAGCCGTGACCGCGGTGCCAAGCGTGAGGGCGGACGCAGCGGTGACTCCGGTGCCCGCTCAGGCGAGCGCCGCCGTCGTACGTCCGAGCCTGCTGCAGCCCCTGCTGCGGCCGGTGATGCCAACGCCACTGCTTCGGACACTGAGCAGCCGTCGCGCACCCGCCGGCCGCGCACCCGCACCCGCCGCCGCAACGGTGAGGTAGTTGGAGCCGGCGACCAAGGTGCACAGCCCGGCAACACCGAGGCCTAA
- a CDS encoding DNA-methyltransferase, which translates to MTDTVWAPDGSSLVVHADNADFLPSLPDGAFTLIYVDPPFNTGRTQTRQQTTMVVNADGTGDRVGFKGRSYDTIKGALHRYDDAFSDYWSFLEPRLVEAWRLLADDGTLYLHLDYREVHYAKVMLDAIFGRECFLNEIIWAYDYGARAKNRWPTKHDNILVYVKNPAKYHFDSAEVDREPYMAPGLVTPEKRELGKLPTDVWWHTIVSPTGKEKTGYPTQKPEGLVRRVVAASSRPGDWCLDFFAGSGTLGAVAARMDRKFVCVDQNQPAIDVMAKRLGAHAEFIAYPPN; encoded by the coding sequence ATGACTGACACTGTCTGGGCGCCGGACGGCAGCAGCCTGGTGGTCCATGCGGACAACGCGGACTTCCTCCCCTCGCTGCCGGACGGCGCCTTCACACTGATTTACGTGGATCCGCCGTTCAATACGGGCCGGACCCAGACGCGCCAGCAGACCACCATGGTGGTTAATGCGGACGGCACCGGAGACCGGGTGGGCTTCAAGGGCCGCTCCTACGACACCATCAAAGGTGCCCTGCACCGCTATGACGATGCCTTCAGCGATTACTGGTCCTTCCTGGAACCGCGGCTCGTTGAGGCCTGGCGGCTGCTCGCGGACGACGGCACGCTGTATCTGCACCTCGACTACCGCGAAGTGCACTATGCCAAAGTGATGCTGGACGCCATCTTCGGGCGCGAGTGCTTCCTGAACGAGATTATCTGGGCTTACGACTACGGTGCCCGGGCCAAGAACCGCTGGCCCACCAAGCACGACAACATCCTGGTGTATGTCAAGAACCCGGCGAAGTACCACTTCGACAGCGCCGAGGTGGACCGCGAGCCCTACATGGCGCCGGGCCTGGTCACGCCCGAGAAACGCGAGCTGGGCAAGCTGCCCACGGATGTCTGGTGGCACACCATCGTCTCCCCGACGGGCAAGGAAAAGACCGGCTACCCCACGCAGAAGCCCGAGGGCCTGGTGCGGCGGGTGGTGGCAGCCTCAAGCCGGCCCGGTGACTGGTGCCTGGACTTCTTCGCCGGTTCCGGCACGCTCGGTGCCGTGGCCGCCAGGATGGACCGGAAGTTCGTGTGCGTGGACCAGAACCAGCCGGCGATCGACGTCATGGCCAAGCGCCTGGGCGCGCACGCCGAGTTCATCGCTTACCCACCCAACTAG